One genomic region from Pseudoduganella dura encodes:
- a CDS encoding DUF2149 domain-containing protein produces MTAKPGRRRLRLYSHLDDRFDAGDEDPRASLVNLVDVMLVFACGLIAAIAGSQGALKAPQPVEKGRQIERPAAGVTQAGSGYDRVGEVYRDPKTGKLVLIEPGQPALKK; encoded by the coding sequence ATGACGGCGAAACCCGGCCGCAGGCGCCTGCGCCTGTACTCCCATCTCGACGACCGGTTCGATGCGGGCGACGAAGACCCGCGTGCCAGCCTGGTGAACCTGGTCGACGTGATGCTGGTGTTCGCGTGCGGCCTGATCGCGGCGATCGCCGGCAGCCAGGGCGCGCTGAAGGCGCCGCAGCCGGTGGAGAAGGGGCGGCAGATCGAGCGCCCCGCCGCCGGCGTCACGCAGGCCGGCAGCGGCTACGACCGCGTGGGCGAAGTCTACCGCGACCCGAAGACGGGCAAGCTGGTGCTGATCGAACCGGGGCAGCCGGCGCTGAAGAAATAG
- a CDS encoding hybrid sensor histidine kinase/response regulator, whose amino-acid sequence MLSRLRPDTVRAKLVAMALATTFAALVTMSVSMLIYDLSTFQKNWVDDLTTQAEIVATVSAPAVGFNDPAVARQNLELLRVRPQIQQGAIYGADGAIFAAYAQSGANLPPLPERPGRPGHAIEGGRMVVYHPILENGERVGTVYLSARYRLLDRLASYAMILGVVTLASLLLAALVASRLQQAITRPLRAVTEVARAVMQRRDFSLRVEHDADGSHGKGGQGGGSAVHSGEIGTLVDAFNDMLAEIGQRANALQEANLTLEREMAVRQGAERALLLADRRKDEFLATLAHELRNPLAPLRTGLDIMRLNGGDPAASLRARGVMERQLKQMVRLVDDLLDVSRINTGKLTIRRESLELHAVVANALEIARPFIDAQGHELAVDLPARPVHVLGDTTRLAQVLSNLLNNAARYTPRGGRIALSADVGGDEDDGGRLHIRVADNGIGIAPGMLGEIFEMFVQADASLERTNQGLGVGLSLARKLVELHDGTLEAASGGAGAGSTFIVTLPVLAEVPEPVARPSLGHGGDTRFRILLVDDNEDFVNAIAGLLRTMGHTVHVCHDGPQALADAGAFVPDFAFLDIGLPGLNGYDLARALRTIPALGRTVMIAVTGWGQQKDRDLAFEAGFEEHLVKPVSVEQILAILAGHREGVAVADRG is encoded by the coding sequence GTGCTGTCCCGCCTGCGGCCCGATACCGTGCGAGCGAAGCTGGTGGCGATGGCGCTGGCGACCACGTTCGCCGCGCTGGTGACGATGTCCGTCAGCATGCTGATCTACGACCTGTCGACCTTCCAGAAGAACTGGGTGGACGACCTGACCACCCAGGCCGAGATCGTGGCCACCGTGTCGGCACCGGCGGTGGGCTTCAACGATCCCGCCGTGGCGCGCCAGAACCTGGAGCTGCTGCGCGTGCGGCCGCAGATCCAGCAGGGCGCCATCTACGGCGCCGACGGCGCCATCTTCGCCGCGTATGCGCAATCCGGCGCCAACCTGCCGCCGTTGCCCGAGCGGCCCGGCCGGCCCGGCCATGCGATCGAGGGCGGCAGGATGGTCGTCTATCACCCGATCCTCGAGAACGGCGAACGGGTCGGCACCGTGTACCTGAGCGCGCGCTACCGCCTGCTGGACCGGCTGGCCAGCTACGCGATGATCCTCGGCGTGGTGACGCTGGCCAGCCTGCTGCTGGCGGCGCTGGTGGCAAGCCGCCTGCAGCAGGCGATCACGCGGCCGCTGCGGGCGGTGACGGAAGTGGCCCGCGCCGTCATGCAGCGGCGCGATTTCTCGCTGCGCGTCGAGCATGACGCGGATGGCTCCCATGGCAAGGGCGGGCAGGGCGGCGGCAGCGCTGTTCACAGTGGTGAAATCGGCACGCTGGTCGACGCGTTCAACGACATGCTCGCCGAGATCGGCCAGCGCGCCAACGCGCTGCAGGAAGCGAACCTGACACTGGAACGCGAAATGGCGGTGCGCCAGGGCGCGGAGCGCGCGTTGCTGCTGGCGGACCGCCGCAAGGACGAATTCCTGGCCACGCTGGCCCACGAACTGCGCAACCCGCTGGCGCCGCTGCGTACCGGGCTGGATATCATGCGGCTCAACGGCGGCGACCCGGCCGCCAGCCTGCGCGCGCGCGGCGTGATGGAACGCCAGCTCAAGCAGATGGTGCGCCTGGTCGACGACCTGCTGGACGTTTCGCGGATCAACACGGGCAAGCTGACGATCCGGCGCGAAAGCCTGGAGCTGCACGCGGTGGTCGCCAACGCGCTGGAAATCGCCCGCCCCTTCATCGACGCGCAGGGCCACGAACTGGCGGTGGACCTGCCGGCCCGGCCGGTCCACGTGCTGGGCGATACGACCCGGCTCGCGCAGGTGCTGTCGAACCTGCTGAACAATGCCGCCCGGTACACGCCGCGTGGCGGGCGCATCGCCCTGTCGGCGGACGTGGGCGGGGACGAGGATGACGGCGGGCGGCTGCATATCCGGGTGGCCGACAACGGCATCGGCATCGCGCCCGGGATGCTGGGCGAGATCTTCGAAATGTTCGTGCAGGCCGATGCGTCGCTGGAGCGCACCAACCAGGGGCTGGGCGTGGGGTTGTCGCTGGCGCGCAAGCTGGTCGAGCTGCACGACGGCACGCTGGAAGCGGCCAGCGGCGGGGCCGGCGCCGGCAGCACGTTCATCGTCACGCTGCCGGTGCTGGCGGAAGTGCCCGAGCCGGTGGCGCGCCCGTCGCTGGGGCACGGCGGCGATACGCGCTTCCGCATCCTGCTGGTGGACGACAACGAGGACTTCGTCAATGCGATCGCCGGCCTGCTGCGCACGATGGGCCACACCGTGCACGTCTGCCACGACGGGCCGCAGGCGCTGGCCGACGCCGGGGCGTTCGTGCCCGATTTCGCGTTCCTCGACATCGGCCTGCCCGGGCTCAACGGCTACGACCTGGCACGCGCGCTGCGCACGATTCCGGCGCTGGGGCGCACGGTGATGATCGCCGTCACCGGCTGGGGGCAGCAGAAGGACCGCGACCTGGCCTTCGAGGCCGGCTTCGAGGAACACCTG
- a CDS encoding MotA/TolQ/ExbB proton channel family protein, giving the protein MIEPHSFGWLHDAVSWLLMPSLAALLLGCAIAVIEAGIAVGERFHGLRRLRAGGNIAQVQAIARHRLERADLLARIPPMLGLMATIIPLGPGLAALGAGDPAQLASAVTVAFDATVLGLVAGIGGLVIGKLRRRWYEETLEAMEDAMEDRPVESMGQRA; this is encoded by the coding sequence ATGATCGAACCCCATTCCTTCGGCTGGCTGCACGATGCGGTCAGCTGGCTGCTGATGCCGTCGCTGGCCGCGCTGCTGCTGGGCTGCGCCATCGCGGTGATCGAGGCCGGCATCGCCGTCGGCGAACGCTTCCACGGCCTGCGCCGCCTGCGCGCCGGCGGCAATATCGCCCAGGTGCAGGCGATCGCCCGGCACCGCCTCGAGCGGGCCGACCTGCTGGCACGCATTCCGCCGATGCTGGGCCTGATGGCCACGATCATTCCGCTGGGGCCCGGGCTGGCCGCGCTGGGCGCCGGCGATCCCGCGCAACTGGCCAGCGCCGTCACCGTTGCGTTCGACGCCACGGTGCTGGGCCTCGTGGCCGGCATCGGCGGCCTGGTGATCGGCAAGCTGCGCCGCCGCTGGTACGAGGAGACGCTGGAAGCGATGGAGGACGCCATGGAAGACCGGCCGGTGGAATCGATGGGGCAGCGCGCATGA
- a CDS encoding prolyl hydroxylase family protein, with protein MNKHTRMSEEWERWLDASLDKGCRITDIVAAMAAAHYDAAWAEATVRERQLQRSRPTPEAAAAQAGPYRYGTPTIRHRNNTIVTSDRTVRVAMRIEQPVVAVLDDVFSPEECDGVVALARVRLQPSATLSPTTGENQVKDHRTSQGAFLDDADEPLLQRLNRRIAEIMHQPVAHGEALHVLHYGVGAEYKPHHDYFDPANPGFAGTLKRGGQRVATLIVYLNDVEEAGDTVFPKLALSIVPKKGSAVYFEYVNGDGQLDEASLHGGAPVERGEKWVATKWVRQGVFK; from the coding sequence ATGAACAAGCACACACGCATGTCGGAAGAATGGGAGCGCTGGCTCGATGCCAGCCTGGACAAGGGCTGCCGCATCACGGATATCGTTGCCGCGATGGCGGCCGCGCACTACGATGCGGCCTGGGCGGAAGCCACGGTGCGGGAGCGCCAGCTGCAGCGTTCGCGGCCCACGCCCGAGGCGGCGGCGGCGCAGGCCGGCCCGTATCGCTACGGCACGCCGACGATCCGGCACCGCAATAATACGATCGTCACGAGCGACCGCACGGTACGGGTGGCGATGCGCATCGAACAGCCCGTGGTGGCCGTGCTGGACGACGTGTTCTCGCCGGAGGAATGCGACGGCGTCGTCGCGCTGGCGCGCGTGCGGCTGCAACCGTCGGCCACGCTGAGCCCCACCACCGGCGAAAACCAGGTAAAGGACCACCGCACCAGCCAGGGCGCGTTCCTCGACGATGCCGATGAGCCGCTGCTGCAGCGCCTGAACCGCCGCATCGCCGAGATCATGCACCAGCCGGTGGCGCACGGCGAAGCGCTGCACGTGCTGCACTACGGCGTGGGCGCCGAGTACAAGCCGCATCACGACTATTTCGATCCCGCCAATCCCGGCTTCGCGGGCACGCTCAAGCGCGGCGGCCAGCGCGTGGCCACGCTGATCGTCTACCTGAACGACGTCGAGGAAGCGGGCGACACGGTGTTCCCGAAACTGGCGCTGTCCATCGTGCCGAAGAAGGGTTCCGCGGTCTATTTCGAATACGTGAACGGCGACGGCCAGCTCGACGAGGCCAGCCTGCACGGCGGCGCCCCGGTGGAGCGCGGCGAAAAATGGGTTGCCACGAAATGGGTGCGCCAGGGGGTATTCAAATGA
- a CDS encoding YfiR family protein: protein MTPTAIAPPRPTPALPCWLAALLALAALCVALSCAAVGQPAAAAVPNLERSVKAAYLFKFLGYVEFSAPKEAGDALAVGVMGADDVAAELTRITAGRTVNGRPVAVRSLREGDPVAGMQMVFAGTASDLPKVLRNATQNGALAVADDENGLQHGAVINFRLVEDRVRFEVSLPAAERSNLKLSSRLLSVAWHVQKGN, encoded by the coding sequence ATGACGCCAACCGCGATCGCACCTCCCCGGCCCACACCGGCCTTGCCCTGCTGGCTTGCTGCGCTGCTGGCGCTGGCTGCGCTGTGCGTCGCATTGAGCTGCGCCGCCGTGGGCCAGCCGGCCGCCGCGGCCGTGCCGAACCTGGAGCGCAGCGTGAAGGCGGCGTATCTGTTCAAGTTCCTTGGCTACGTGGAATTCAGCGCGCCAAAGGAGGCCGGCGACGCGCTGGCTGTCGGCGTGATGGGCGCGGACGACGTGGCGGCCGAGCTCACGCGGATCACGGCCGGACGTACCGTGAACGGGCGCCCGGTGGCCGTGCGCAGCCTGCGCGAGGGCGACCCGGTGGCGGGCATGCAGATGGTGTTCGCCGGCACGGCGTCGGACTTGCCGAAGGTGCTGCGCAATGCCACGCAGAACGGCGCGCTCGCCGTGGCGGACGACGAGAACGGGCTGCAGCATGGCGCCGTCATCAACTTCCGGCTGGTCGAGGACCGCGTGCGTTTCGAGGTCTCGCTGCCCGCCGCGGAACGCAGCAACCTGAAACTGAGCTCGCGCCTGCTCTCGGTGGCCTGGCACGTGCAGAAGGGGAACTGA
- a CDS encoding TonB-dependent receptor plug domain-containing protein, producing MKPMTRGEANRGTTRPGITRAAPRDTCARGTAMLRAAVAAACVAMAAGRADAAPQQDDIAELSLEQLSDIVITSVSRQEERLGNAAASIYIISNNDIRRSGARSLPEALRLAPNLQVARADARNYAVTARGFNSLQSNKLLVLIDGRNVYTPLFSGVQWDAQDVLLEDVERIEVISGPGGTIWGANAVNGVINVITRSAKDTQGTLVTAAASSEDREGSVRYGGALPNDGHYRIYARYVDADDAARDTGLAATGLTRRQAGFRADWDRPRGGFTLSGDVYQGELAQRTGSPIRISGANLVTRLTRRLADDSNVRLQLVLDHVERDQPNTLYERLDTVELEAQHGVRLGTSHNVTWGAGYRYSRDRIANGRNQAYLPNDLSMHWASLFAQDEVALREDLRLTVGIKAEHNQYTGGEFLPGLRLAWTPDSRQLLWASLARTVRTPSRYDRDLYTPLRPVAVGGVPRYIFGGGPAFESETANVAELGYRIQPSPRWSYSATAFFASYDKLRTQEPNPRGPAYSGLSEVRNMAYGRTRGIEMWARWQATDNWRLSGGLVVQRVDTALRPGSRDGSGAFGVATADPGHYWQLRSSHDLPGDMQLDWTLRKVGALPRPAVPSYHELDLQWLWKATRNLDVALIGQNLLHRSHPEFGAAPNRSVFERTAVLRLTYRF from the coding sequence ATGAAACCAATGACACGCGGGGAAGCGAACCGCGGCACAACCAGACCCGGTATCACCCGCGCTGCACCGCGCGATACCTGCGCGCGCGGCACGGCCATGTTGCGCGCGGCGGTCGCCGCCGCATGCGTCGCCATGGCGGCCGGTCGCGCCGATGCGGCACCGCAGCAGGACGACATCGCCGAGCTCTCGCTCGAGCAGCTGAGCGACATCGTCATCACCTCCGTCTCGCGCCAGGAAGAGCGGCTGGGCAATGCCGCCGCGTCGATCTATATCATCAGCAACAACGACATCCGCCGCAGCGGCGCGCGCTCGCTGCCCGAGGCGTTGCGCCTGGCTCCCAACCTGCAGGTGGCGCGCGCGGATGCCCGCAATTACGCGGTCACGGCGCGCGGCTTCAACAGCCTGCAGTCGAACAAGCTGCTGGTGCTGATCGACGGGCGCAATGTCTATACGCCGCTGTTCTCCGGTGTGCAGTGGGACGCGCAGGACGTGCTGCTCGAGGATGTGGAGCGGATCGAGGTGATCAGCGGGCCCGGCGGCACGATCTGGGGTGCCAACGCCGTCAATGGCGTGATCAACGTGATCACCCGTTCGGCCAAGGACACGCAGGGCACCCTGGTGACCGCCGCCGCGAGCAGCGAGGATCGCGAAGGCAGCGTGCGCTATGGCGGTGCGCTGCCGAACGACGGCCACTACCGCATTTACGCGCGCTACGTGGATGCCGACGACGCCGCGCGCGATACGGGCCTGGCCGCCACCGGCCTGACGCGCCGCCAGGCCGGCTTTCGCGCCGACTGGGACCGGCCGCGCGGCGGCTTCACGCTGTCGGGCGACGTGTACCAGGGCGAGCTGGCGCAGCGCACCGGCAGCCCGATCCGCATCTCGGGCGCCAACCTGGTCACACGGCTGACGCGCCGGCTGGCGGACGATTCGAACGTGCGGCTGCAACTGGTGCTCGATCATGTCGAGCGCGACCAGCCGAACACCCTGTACGAAAGGCTCGACACGGTCGAGCTGGAAGCGCAGCACGGCGTGCGCCTCGGCACCAGCCACAATGTGACCTGGGGCGCCGGCTACCGCTACTCGCGCGACCGGATCGCCAACGGCCGCAACCAGGCTTACCTGCCGAACGACTTGTCGATGCACTGGGCCAGCCTGTTCGCGCAGGACGAAGTGGCGCTGCGCGAAGACCTGCGCCTGACGGTGGGCATCAAGGCAGAGCACAACCAGTACACCGGCGGCGAATTCCTGCCCGGCCTGCGGCTGGCCTGGACGCCGGACAGCCGGCAACTGCTGTGGGCCAGCCTGGCCCGCACGGTGCGCACGCCGTCGCGCTACGACCGCGATCTCTACACACCGCTGCGGCCGGTCGCCGTGGGGGGCGTGCCCCGCTATATCTTCGGCGGCGGGCCGGCGTTCGAATCGGAAACGGCGAACGTGGCCGAACTGGGCTATCGCATCCAGCCGTCGCCGCGCTGGTCGTATTCGGCCACCGCGTTCTTCGCCAGCTACGACAAGCTGCGCACGCAGGAGCCGAATCCGCGCGGCCCCGCGTACAGCGGGCTGAGCGAGGTACGCAACATGGCCTATGGCCGTACCCGCGGCATCGAGATGTGGGCGCGCTGGCAGGCCACCGACAACTGGCGCCTGAGCGGCGGCCTGGTGGTGCAGCGGGTGGACACGGCGCTGCGACCCGGCAGCCGCGACGGCAGCGGCGCGTTCGGCGTGGCCACGGCCGACCCGGGCCATTACTGGCAGCTGCGTTCGTCGCACGACCTGCCGGGCGACATGCAGCTGGACTGGACGCTGCGCAAGGTCGGCGCGCTGCCGCGCCCGGCCGTGCCGTCGTATCACGAGCTGGACCTGCAATGGCTTTGGAAGGCCACCCGCAATCTCGACGTGGCGCTGATCGGTCAAAACCTGCTGCACCGGTCCCACCCCGAATTCGGCGCGGCGCCGAACCGGAGCGTGTTCGAACGAACCGCCGTACTCCGGCTCACTTACCGCTTCTGA